In Larimichthys crocea isolate SSNF chromosome VII, L_crocea_2.0, whole genome shotgun sequence, the genomic stretch TTTTGTTCAGTGCCTTGCCAAAACCTTTCCTGTAAATAAAGGCTTTTTGCTTCCCGATACAATCAATTCCCCAAAACCGTAACTGAACAAGTAACTGTGCAACCCTGCAATACAATCCAATGGCAGCAACAGTATGAAACTTTGTCGAGTGTCACTGACATCACAGGGAAAAAGAGGAAGTATGCTAACTGTTGAAAGCAACACCTCCACATGTGCAGTCAAACTTCATATGCAAAGTGTCTCAAATTTTATACTTGACTGAGCAAGTAGTTAACCCTTtgtcaaaagcaaaaaaaaaaaaaaaaaaaaaaaaaaagattcctgcTGATGGTCAACAAAAAGAGCATTTCATAGGCACTTTTGATCTGAATGATAATGCTCTATTTTAAAGAAGTAATAACAGGAAGGAACATAAATGAACTTTTGCAAACTAACCACAGATGTGTACGGAAGTATTTCTGTGCCATCTGGGTATACtaatatgaatttttaatactgatttttttttcagcatcaaaatcagactttgaattttaaaaaacagcaaatctctagcactgagtgtttttttttttttttgcctctgatttttttttcaatgtaaaaagaaattcagtgttaaaaaaaatctttttttacacgtttttcaaaattcaacatgtaaaaaaaaaaaaaactcaaataatcaagtgtaaaaaaaaattctattaaaaaaatacaaataaaattaacctgtaaaactttgttttaggaattgatttttttttgtttgtttttgttttgatgtttaaaatTCAAAGTCTGATTTTGATGCTGAAAAACAATTCAGTATTAGAAACTCATTATTCAAACTCGGCACTGACATACTTCCATAGATGGTCCAAAAGATCCTAACTGGGTTACGACGAAACGACGCATGCGCGAAAATCAGAGAGCTTACCGGAAGAGCGTGTCACTTCCTGGCTCTGCATCTGACGTGTCGCAAACAGCCTCACGCTGctggtggattttttttttactcgtgGGGGGATTTATTATCTATTGAAGTGTTATTTGGTAAGATAAAGGCGCTGGCACTTTACAGCTTCACGGGGACGCTCGTGTGTATCGCAGGGCTTTCTGTTTGATccgtttgtgttgttgttgttgtttttaaatctagGTACGTGGTGGCAAGATGCTGGatttcttctccatcttcagCAAAGGGGGGATAGTGTTGTGGTGTTTTCAGGGAGCCGGGGTCACTGAGTCTTTCACCGGGCCTGTCAACGCTTTGATTCGCTCCGTGATCCTTCAGGTGGGTCGTGGTGACAGATCTCAGTCAATCCTCTGACCGCTAATGCTAACGCTAGGTAGCAAGCGTTAGCTCGTTGCGTAACGCCGGTGTAGAAAACAAGCGACTTCTGAAGGTGTGGACAGTGTTTAAAAATCAGCTCGTTGCACACTGTGAGCTGAATTTCGATGTAGTTTGTGTCCTAGTGACTTAATTTACACTTGTTACGAAGACACACAAGGCTAACTAGCTCTAGCAGCTGTTGCTACAGCaacaacatgtgtgtttatgtcatgtgtttatgtttgtgacGTTACAGGAGCGAAGTGGGAACAACTCATTCACTCACGAGTCCCTGAGTCTTAAATACAAGCTCGACAATGAGTTTGAGTTGATTTTTGTGGTAAGTTTCTCAACTGCACTTTCCATGAATTCCCAAATCAAACCCGTCTGAGGTGCAGCAGTGCATGTCTGTGACTTGCTGTCTGAAGAGCATTGTGTCTTCTTGTCCCCCCTTGTCTCTGTCCAGGTGGGTTTTCAAAAGATCCTGACGCTGACGTACGTGGATAAGTTCATAGATGACGTCCAGCTCTGTTTTAGGGATCGTTATAAGAATGAGCTGGAGCAGAAGGGGGCTTTGAAGCTTCTCAACAACAACTTTGAATTCGGGGATGACTTCCAGGTGCTTCTTAGGTAAAGACACTCGTGGAtgtgatatctttttttttataatgaagAAGCAACTGGTTGTTGTGTatcacaaacatcacacaccaaTGAAGCTGTGAGGGATCAAAAGGTGTATTTCAACAGTAAATATGCTCCTtcaatcacattttcttttcttttttagtccTTTTTAGTCATTCATGCTGATGTATATCTATTGTTTACCACCAGAGAGGCGGAGGACACCAGCAGAGCTCGGAGCCCCGCCCCCATGCGGACCTTTAAGGAGTCTGAGAAATCCCAAAAAACTGTGAAGTCAATGATTGAAAcgaagggaggagaaaaagtcAAGGAACCGGTTGGcaagaagaataaaaataccaaaaaggAGGGTAAGTGCTGTTGTAAATGAGCTCATTGTAATTTGCTGGCGAACCGTAATTTGAATCACGACTTGGATTAAAATATTCCTATCGTTtccagctcctgcagctgaGCCTGTCAAAGTGGATCAAGGCAAGACCCCGTCACCCGGGCAAAAGACGGTCGAGAATGGTAACCAGGGCTTGACTCATGACGAGATCATGCAAAAGAACAGGGAGGAATTCGCACGCAAGCGCATGGGGGTAGCTACTGCAAAACCCAGGTAAGAAAAAATACATGTAGATATAGTTGGAATGAATGTTATTCATACACATGCAGGTACAATTGGATTTACTCTAGTATAGCTATAGAATAGCTAAGAGATTTTGTCAGTCTCCCAATTTTAAAGCTTGACCATTGCTTAATTCTGATATTCTGTCTACTCACAGCAAGTCCCCAAAGCCTCAAAAGCCTAGGGAGAAACAAATGCGTGTTTGGGGCCTGAGCGGCAACAGCGACAAGAACCTGGACTACAGCGGAAGGAATGGAGATGGTTCCCAAAATGGTGGTGACCAGAACCAGGAGGCACAACATGACCCGGTATATACACGTTCCCCTCCTTTCCAACCCTAAGAGGCTTCTAGTTAAAGGAACATCTGCATTAGTCACATTAAGAAATGTTAAAACGAAGGGTCTGTTAACGAGTTCTCAATGTCCTGGATGTCTTTCAGAAAATGCAGCTAAGCTCCATGAAGGGTGACCTGCTGTCTGTGGACTATGAGTCCGACaaggaagaggagatggaggaggaagaggagagggtgCTTGTCAATGCAACAAGCAAGACAAGGTGAGAGAGTGTTTCATTTTAGAGGgtatcttatcttatttctGCACTGTGCTCCATGAACAGTTGCTcacctcttttgttttgttgatttcagCTCCAAAAAAGGTGGCGGTTTTGGGGGCATGTTTGGGATGCTGAAGGGCCTGGTGGGGTCTAAGAGCCTGACCCGTGAGGACATGGAGTCAGTACTGGATAAGATGAGGGACCACCTCATCGGTATGATATGAcacgtctctcctcctcttgaTTTTCTGCAACGTTTCAAAGTGCATCACCTGTTATTCATGCCTCTCCTTTCTCATCCTTACAGCAAAGAATGTAGCAGCCGAAATTGCCTCCCAGCTCTGTGACTCTGTAGCCAAAAAACTGGAGGGCAAAGTCATGGGCACATTCACAAGTACGTAAACATTTAGACCTATTTAATACACCCACAATAGAATATCGATCCTCACCCACTTTCTTAATTATTGTCCATTTGGTACAGGGGTTAGTTACAACAATTTAATTCTACTGTCACTTGGCCTTCTCTGAGAGTGCCAGTCTACATGCTGGGACAAGTCATTTTATTACAGTAATGCATTTTACCTAACATTGTCTGTATGATGACTGCAGTAAATCAGTTCAAATATCTTCCTGTG encodes the following:
- the srpra gene encoding signal recognition particle receptor subunit alpha produces the protein MLDFFSIFSKGGIVLWCFQGAGVTESFTGPVNALIRSVILQERSGNNSFTHESLSLKYKLDNEFELIFVVGFQKILTLTYVDKFIDDVQLCFRDRYKNELEQKGALKLLNNNFEFGDDFQVLLREAEDTSRARSPAPMRTFKESEKSQKTVKSMIETKGGEKVKEPVGKKNKNTKKEAPAAEPVKVDQGKTPSPGQKTVENGNQGLTHDEIMQKNREEFARKRMGVATAKPSKSPKPQKPREKQMRVWGLSGNSDKNLDYSGRNGDGSQNGGDQNQEAQHDPKMQLSSMKGDLLSVDYESDKEEEMEEEEERVLVNATSKTSSKKGGGFGGMFGMLKGLVGSKSLTREDMESVLDKMRDHLIAKNVAAEIASQLCDSVAKKLEGKVMGTFTTVASTVKQALQDSLVQILQPKRRVDILRDVMEAQSQRRPFVITFCGVNGVGKSTNLAKISFWLIENGFTVLIAACDTFRAGAVEQLRTHQRRLNSLHPPEKHGGRPVVQLYEKGYGKDAAGIAMEAIAYARNQAFDVVLVDTAGRMQDNAPLMTALAKLIAVNMPDLVLFVGEALVGNEAVDQLVKFNQALADHSMSDKPRLIDGIVLTKFDTIDDKVGAAISMTYITGQPIVFVGTGQTYNDLRSLNPRAVVSALMKA